In the Leptolyngbya sp. SIO1E4 genome, one interval contains:
- a CDS encoding glyoxylate/hydroxypyruvate reductase A, translating to MRTAIPFVAQISAKEKKVWLEALHRALPEQAILPLEELTVAQRVAAEIAIVANPEPAHLATLPNLQWVQSLWAGVETLLAATQGAKFAIVRMTDPQLAETMAEAVLAWTLYLHRDMPRYRAQQTVRTWQQHPLQLPSQRTVGLLGLGNLGKAAAQKLVQHGFTVWGWSRGQRSLAGVNTVSGDEGFIQILQHSDILVCLLPFTRQTRQLLNQKTLRLLPTGASFINFARGAIVDTGALMDALNSGGLSHAVLDVFEEEPLPPKSPLWSHPGITVLPHISAPTHKPTAALIAAQNIREFLRHGHIPPRVDRTLGY from the coding sequence GTGAGAACAGCGATCCCATTTGTGGCGCAGATATCAGCTAAAGAAAAGAAAGTCTGGCTTGAGGCCCTGCATAGGGCCCTGCCTGAGCAAGCCATCTTGCCGTTAGAAGAGTTAACGGTTGCCCAGCGCGTGGCAGCAGAAATTGCCATTGTTGCGAACCCCGAACCCGCTCACCTGGCCACTCTACCCAACTTGCAATGGGTGCAAAGCCTTTGGGCTGGTGTCGAAACGCTCTTGGCAGCAACCCAAGGCGCCAAATTTGCAATTGTGCGGATGACAGATCCGCAGCTTGCTGAAACCATGGCCGAAGCGGTGCTAGCTTGGACTCTTTACCTGCATCGCGACATGCCGCGCTATCGGGCACAGCAAACCGTTCGGACTTGGCAGCAGCATCCGTTGCAGCTACCGAGCCAAAGAACCGTTGGCCTACTTGGATTAGGTAATCTGGGCAAAGCGGCAGCCCAGAAACTGGTTCAACATGGGTTTACGGTTTGGGGGTGGAGTCGCGGCCAGCGCTCCCTAGCAGGTGTCAACACAGTGAGCGGCGATGAGGGCTTCATCCAGATTCTTCAGCACAGCGACATTCTGGTTTGTCTCTTGCCGTTCACGCGCCAAACCCGCCAACTCTTAAACCAGAAAACCCTGCGTTTGCTACCAACAGGGGCATCGTTCATCAATTTCGCTCGCGGTGCCATTGTTGATACGGGTGCCCTCATGGATGCCCTTAACAGCGGAGGGCTCTCCCATGCAGTTCTGGATGTTTTTGAAGAAGAGCCGTTGCCACCGAAAAGCCCCCTCTGGTCTCATCCGGGTATCACAGTTCTCCCACACATTTCAGCGCCCACGCACAAACCAACGGCAGCGCTGATTGCCGCTCAAAATATTCGTGAATTTTTACGCCATGGACACATACCACCAAGGGTTGATAGAACCCTTGGGTATTAA